The following coding sequences lie in one Chionomys nivalis chromosome 8, mChiNiv1.1, whole genome shotgun sequence genomic window:
- the LOC130880638 gene encoding cytochrome c oxidase subunit NDUFA4-like: protein MLRQIIRQAKKHPSFIPHFVFIGAGGTGAALYVMYLALFNPDVSWDRKNNPEPWNKLGPNEQYKFYSVNVDYSKLKKEGPDF, encoded by the coding sequence ATGCTCCGTCAGATCATCAGGCAAGCCAAGAAGCATCCCAGCTTTATTCCTCACTTCGTATTTATTGGAGCAGGAGGTACTGGAGCAGCACTGTATGTGATGTACCTGGCATTGTTCAATCCAGATGTCAGCTGGGACAGGAAAAATAACCCAGAGCCTTGGAACAAACTGGGTCCCAATGAACAATATAAGTTCTACTCAGTGAATGTGGACTACAGCAAACTGAAGAAAGAAGGCCCTGACTTCTAA